Genomic window (Leptospira bouyouniensis):
CTTTTCCTGTGCCTGACAGATCATACGGTTTTTGACCTAATAGATTTGTGAAAAACGAAAGATTTCTCTCTCTGATGTTCCCAACTTTTTGTAAATCTGATACACGGATGAGTGAATTTAAGAGTTGGTCACTATCCAACCTTTGGGGAGGAAAATACTGAATGGTATTTTGATTTGCCGATTGTGAAGTAACAGATCTTCCATATGCATTGGATGTGACAATGTACAAAATGAGTTCTTTCAGTTTCAATTTGTTTGCTAAAAAATAAGAATCCAGATGGTTAAGGATTTCTTCTCCTTGCACCACAGTATCTTCATTCCAATCATCAAGTGGTGTGAAAAAACTCCAACCCATGAGTTCTGTCCAAACTCGGTTAATGATGACCTTACGGAACCGATCGTTAGATTTGTCAGTGAGCCAACTTGCAAAAACTTTTCTACGATCTTCACCTGGTTTTAGTTTGGCTTCCTTACCATCCAAAAACTTAGGGCGTACTAAATCTCCACCTGGAGCATCATCGGTATGTGGAAAACGAATTCCGAGTTTCGGTTCATAATATAATGTGGCAAATTCCAATTCATGTTTTTTTTGATAGTCTTTTCTTTGTTCGTCGGTCCACTTGTTCCAAAATTCTCTATTCCATTCATTATTTTTATCTTGTAAGTTTTTTTGGTCCTCCATAGGCAAATGGACTTCTAATTCTCTTGGCACATAACTCAATGTTTTTCCATATCGATTTGGCTCCCAACTTCCATCTCGAAAGTATTGTTGGCTAAAAAAGGCAGCAAGTGCATAATAATCCCTTCGCGTAAAATCAGAAATATATGGATGGTCATGGCACCTAGCACAAGCTACACGCTTAGCATAAAACAATCTACCCACATACTCAGCTGTTTGTAAGGGATCGGCACCATCTCGGATATAAAACATAGTTTGAGGTGATTCTTTCACTGATCCTGTCGAGGTGATCATCTCTGTCACCATAACATCATAAGGTTTGTTTGCATGAAGGGAATCGGCAAGGTATTGAAAAAAACTTCCCGTAGGAATCTTACGACCCTTTGATTTGTCTCGTAACATGGCTCCGAATTTTGTTCCCCAATACTCAGCGAACTCAGGTTGTTTCAAAAAACTAACCGCAAAGGATTCTAATGTTTCTTCATTCGAATTTTCTAATTCTTTCCATTCACTTACACTCGGAATCATTCCTCGTAGATGAAGAGACAATCTTCGGTAAATCGTTTTTCTATCCGCCTTTTCTGTATTAGGTGATAATTTGTGATACAATTGGTCTAAGGGATGAACCGCATTCTGTTTTGAACGAGAAGAAACATAACTTAAAGATCCAATTAAGATTAATACCGACAGGATTCGAAAGCTGTGACTTCGAATCGAATTTAAAACCATTCTCATATGCCAAAGATTCTAAGTTGGATTTCGTGAATTGAAAATATTTTTCTTGCAAAAGTCAATTTTTTGCGGATAAACCTTGGTTGCGATGGCAGAAGAAAAAATCTATGAAATGCTTTGGGACTGCGAATTCTGTGGTTCCAAAAAATTACTCGGAAAAACCCATAGGCACTGTCCTAATTGTGGAGCCACACAAGACCCAAACCGAAGGTACTTTCCCAAAGATGAAGACAAAGTGGCCGTCCAAGACCATATCTATTATGGTGCCGATAAAACCTGTCCGTTTTGCCAAACAGCCAATGGTGCTAAGGCAACTTTTTGTGGGAATTGTGGTGGGTCTTTAGATGGTGCCCAGTCAGTCAAACTACGTTCAGAACATGATGGTGTGACAGAAGATTCTGTCCAAAAAGCAAAAGAAGACCTCGCCTTCCAAAATTCTGAATTTATAAAACCCCATCCAAAAACCCCGAAATGGGTTCTCTGGTTACTTGGTTCCATTTTATTTGGAGGGATTGGTTTTGTTTGTTTGGGAGTATTATGGACTGAAAAAGTAGAACTCCAAGTCACTCACCACGAATGGACTCGCACCATTGCCATTGACCAATTTAAACCCGTTTCAGAATCCGATTGGTGTGATTCAATGCCAATGGGTGCTTATGGTGTTTCCAGAAGTAGACAAATTCGTAGTTATGACAGTATCCCTGATGGCCAAGATTGCCGTACAGTTCGTTCGGATCGAGGAGATGGAACTTTTTCGGAAAGTGAAAGTTGTACGACCAAATACCGCAAAGAACCAGTCTATGATGACCACTGTAGTTATCGCATTGATAAATGGGCCTTTGATCGAAATGCAGTTGCAAAAGGATTTGGAACGACACAAGAACCTTATTGGCCAACCCCACAAATCCGAGAATGTGCTAGTACGGCAATTGGATGTGAAAGGCTTGGACCCAAAGAAGAAAAGTATTTGGTTCACTTCACTGAATCCAGTGGTGAAACCAAAGGTGAAAAACATGATTGTGAGTTTGATATGGCAAAGTGGAAATCCATTTTACCAAAAGCAGAATACCAATCAGAAAAGAGTGTCATTTTCAATTATATCACTTGTGACAGCATACAAATGTTAGATGGAAATGGAGGAGAGGAATAAAATGGATCAAACTTGGTTAAAAACCACATTAGAACGCTTTAAGAATGAACAAGATCCCGTTCGTAAATTTTTAAAAGAAACAAAATTATTTGAAGAGGCTCTTGCCAACCAAGAGTTTGAGAAAACTGATTTACTCATCAGAAAGGAACTCGGTGGAATCTTAACCTCATTCAAAGAAAGTTTTCGCAAACTCGAAGAGGGTTTTGTCCAAAAAGCACAAATTCAAAATATCGGGAAAACCAATTCGGCAACGACTCTCCTTGACCGGATCATTTTGAAAGTGACATCAGCAGGGTATGGACTCAATGGACTTGGAACGGGAGTCAATGCAACTTCAGTAGAAATAGAAAAGGTTCTGAATCATGATTTTTCAATGTTGGAAAAAGTAGGAACATTACAAAAAGAAATTTTGGAAACGTTACCCACATCATTTGCTACCAATCCTGAAGCTGCGATTGAAGCAGTGAACAAACTGCTTCTTGATTTTGAAACACAATTTGAAGCACGAAACTCAATCTTTTTAAAAACGTAAATTAAGGAAAATACAATGGCACTAATAGACAGAATTAAATTTGAAGGAAACCCAAGTGAAATCGTTTGGAAATACCCATCCGATGAAATCAGCACTGCTGGACAATTGGTAGTTGATGAAAATCTTGAAGCGATCTTTTTCAAAGAAGGAAAAGCTTTAGATACATTTGGTCCGGGAACCCATACCTTAAAAACGGGAAACATTCCGATCTTAGAGGCCCTCGTCAATCTTCCATTTGGTGGAAAAACTCCATTTACGGCTGAAGTGTATTATGTAAACAAATCCATAATGGCTTTGAAGTGGGGAACCACTACCCCTATCCCTCTCGAAGACCCTAAGTACAAAATTGTTCTCAATATACGGGCGTTTGGTGATTATAAATTCAGAATCAAAGATTCTCGGTCTTTTTTACTGAACGTTGTCAAAGGGGGAAATCGAACCACAAACGAAGCGATTGATGAATTTTTAAAACCAAATATCGTACGTGGGATTGGTGATTTTATTTCAGAAGTCATTTTGAACAATAACACTTCAGTGGTTGAGATCAACAAATACCGAGATGAAAGTTCCACTGCTGGCCGAGTTAAATTAGCGCCTGAGTTTGAAAAGTATGGTATCGACCTAACTGAATTTAACGTTTCTTCCGTTAACTTTGACCAAAACGATCCAAACTACCAACGAATCCAAAAAATCATCACTGATAAATTCGAAATCGATATGTTAGGTGATAAATACCAACAGAAAAAAATGTTCGATATAGGCCAGGCTGCTGCAGAAAACGAAGGCCAAGGTGGTGGTGCCATGGGTGCTGGAATGGGTATGGGTATGGGGATGAATATGGGCCAAATGATGGGGAATATGATGAACCAAGGTGGTGGGCAAAACCAAGCAGGCGGAGCTGCTCCTGCTGCCAATGACCCAGCTGCAAGGATTGCCAAATTGAAAGGCCTACTTGACCAAGGTCTTATCAGTGCCGAAGAATTTGACGCAAAGAAAAAAGAGATCTTATCATCACTTTAGACTGATGAAATTCTTCTAACTTCAGTTTCCAATCCTATCGAACTTTCCACATGAGATTCGTTAGATGGGATTGGAAAATCAGCTCTTGATTTTTTTTAAATCCTTATCACAATACATCTTCGATTTCAAAATCCAATTCTAAAGTAACTAGGAAAGCCGAATTTATGAAAACAACTGTTTGATCTCGGCCAAGTTTGCTTCTGCTTCTCTTTCTCCTTTATCGATGATTTCTTGGTACCTTGCAAAATCAAATAACTGAAATTCTTCCAAATGGAAATGGACAAACAAGTCCATCTTAGGACGTTTGAGGCGAGTGATTTCCCTTCCTTCTAATGTGATTGTCCTTGTCATGATTTGTAAGATGGGTGGGTATTTGAGAGTGTCCCAAATATAACGAAAAAATCCCTTTTCAGTTGTGTTACGGTCTTCAAAGAGTTTTACAGGAACAATTTCTTGTAAAGGAGAAACATTGATTCCCAACACAACATCAGCACCTTTCGAACGAATGAGGTTCTCAGGTACATTATTGATCATTCCCCCATCCACTAACAATTTTTCACCGAGTCGGTAAGGAGGAAAGGCACCTGGTAAACTCATGGCACTAGTGAGTGCTTCTGTAATTGGACCTTGGTCAAATATATGTTCTTTTCCAGTTTGTAAATCGACAGCAGATGTTGCAAATGGAAGTGGAAGTTCTTCAATCCTTTGGTCACCAAAACCTTTTTTTAACATCCGTTTCATTCGTTTGCCTTTAAAAAAAGCAACAACAGGTAATGTGGGATCAAAAGCGCTCTCAAGTCCACCGAAGAAGTTTTTCACCATCTCTTCGATTTCTTCAGGGCTATTTTTTCTCGCATACAAAGCAGCAATTACAGCTCCCATCGATGCACCTGATACAAAATCAAAATGGATCCCTTCGCGGTGTAACACTTTAAGTAGACCAACATGGGCAAGTGCTCTTGCACCACCTCCACCTAACGCAAGGCCTCTGGTCTTAGAAACCAAATAACGAGCAAGTGTATCTTTTTGGTAAAACGTTTTAAGACTTTGGTCTTGTGGGAGGTAACTTTTTCTCACTCCACTTTCCATCAATCGTATAGCGCGGCCTTCAAAGTTACGAATTCTACTTTTCCAAAAATGGATGATTTCTTCTTTCTCCTTGTAAAATTTTTCAGGATCATCTTCCCAAAAAACTAAAAAGTCAGATTGGACAACTAAGTAGTGTAAGTCGACCCTTGAAGTTGATTCATCAAAATAAATATGAAGTAATGGAGTTTTATTTCGAAGATTGGTTAGGTATTCTGAAATTTGTGTAGGATCCATTCCTTTGAATGTCGAAATAGGAATGGCTGCGGATAATTTTTTCGTTACTTCCCCATATTCATCTAAGAAAGATTTTACCTTTTCTCCAAAATGATATTCTGGTTCCAAAGGAATATGGACACATAACCGTCGCAATCCTGTAAATTTATCTTTATGATTGGAACGATCTAAATTTTCTCGCATCCTTGTTCCCATCATTTGGATGATGTTTTGAGCAAAGATTTTCTCTTGAGATGCTAATTGTAAAAACAACTTTCCATTTAACACATATACCAGTGTATCAATCACTGCAATGGCAGAAGTGGAATGATTGGAGCTTGAGATGAGTGAGTTTTCGGCGAGGACTTGGCCTGACCCCACATAAACATGAGATTGGCCACCAACATTTTCCAAAAGAATTTCGCCATATCTAACAATGTAGATAGATTCAGAAGACTCTCCTTTGTAATAGAGAGCCTCATGACTACGGATTAATTTTTCTTGGACATTGTTTGCAAGCCTAGTGAGAACAGATGGGGAAAGTTTTTTGAAAAGCTCCACAGACTTTAAAAATTTCTGTATCGCCTGTCGTTCTAATTCTGTTCGTTTCATTCTTCCCTCACTTTATTAAATTCGTATGTTCACCCACTCCTTCCTACGAAATTTTCCAACAAAAAGCACTGCCATTGATAAAATCCAAATAAAAAACGCAGACCAGATCCCAATGGTTCCCCATTTTAGTACTATCCCGAAGAGATAAGCAAGAGGTAACATAATGAGAAACGAAACAATCAAATATACATACATGACGTAGTACATCATACCAGCACTACGAAGTGCTGATCCAACTACCATATGGTAGGCATCTCCCACTTGGATGAGTGCCACGATACAAAGTGCAGGATATGCTTCCTTCATTACGGAAGGAACATCAGTAAACAGACTGATGAGCCATGGTCCAAAGAGGATAAAAAAGAGTCCCATACTTCCCATGACTATCGCAGAGAACGTTGCTGATCTCATAGTGCCTTCGTATGCCAAACGAATTTTCCCTTGGCCCATTGCTTGTCCGAGGATCGTAGTGGCAGCAATACCAAATGAAAAACCTGGCATAAATGATAAACTAAGACATGTTAGCACAACACTTGCTGAAGCTAAAGTGGTGGTGCTGATCATACCAGCAATTTTATAAAACCCAGAGAATGCGAAGTTCACAAGAGTTCCTTCGAGTGCGGGAGCAAATCCTACAACACAAAGTTCTTTGATGATTTCCAAACTTGGAGAAAATATTTCGTATCGAAAGAATTTGATCACATCCTTTCTAAAAAAATAAAACAAAACAACTAAGAGTGCCGGTATTGAACTCAAGCTGGATGCAATGGCTGCTCCTTTGACACCCATCGCAGGGAAACCCCAATTTCCAAAAATTAATAACCAATTAAAAAAGATATTTGTGACTGCTGCAACAATGGATGAAATCATTCCTACTTGAACAATCCCAATTCCATCGAAAAATCCACGTAAGGCGAATCCAACAAAAAACAACACCGTACCCACAAATCGGTAGGATAAATAAACTCCGGCAACTTCGATCACTTCTGGATCGTCTCCAATCCAAGCCATAAGACTTGGAGCATAGAGATAACCGAAATAGGATAATAAGGATCCGAGTACGAAAGACAAATAAATCGAATTCACTAAAGTGATCCCGACCCCTCTTTCATTTTTCTCGCCAAATCGTCGTGCTACGATGATTTGGACTGCCATCGATCCACCCATAAGGAATGCAAAAATGGAAAAGTACACCATTCCGCCGAAACCTACGGCGGCAAGAGGGACTTCCCCTAACTTACCTACCATAGCAGTATCCGCTACCATAATGGCTGTATAACTGATCATACCAAAAAAAACTGGGATTGCTAATCCTAGAATTTTCTGATTGAGTCGAGTTGGCTTCAAGATGCGTCTAATTTTGTGAAGCATAGTTTTGTCATTTTTATATGTATATCGATCTACACAACCACCTTTATGGATGTTTACCCCCTGAAACTTTGTTTCGCATTGGAAAAAAAAATCCAAACCCTAGATGGCACCTATATCTCGAATCGTACGAAGCAGCTTACGGCAAAAAAATTCGACCTTCCACTTTTTTTGATGATTATGCAGACATCAAAGAATTCTCTAAGTTATACCACTTCAGAGAAAAGGCACCATTTCTCCATTTCCAAGCAAAGTTCAATCTCATTATCGCCTTAGTCAAGTTTGATGAACCTGAAATCATAGAAGTTTCTCATGATGTAGTATTTTCCAATAGTTTGATGGACATCAGTTATGCTGAATACCGATTGATGTTTGGAAAAGAAGAACCAAAAGAAAGTTTTTATACAAAACTAATGGCCTCTTTGGAAGGACTCAAAAAAGGAGAAGAATCTGCCAAAAAAGCTGGTAAACCCATCCAAGCAAAACTTGTGATGTCTTTACATAGAGATATCAATTTTGAAAGGCATTATGATTGGATGAAAAACTGGATGGAAAAAGAATCTCTCATCCGGGAAGGTCTGGTTGGAATTGATTTTTGCCATATCGAAGAAGGTTTTCCACCAAAAGACAAACAATCTTTTTTCCAATCGGTTCACAAAGACAACAAAGCAGAACCGAATACCGCACTTTCCATTTTATATCATGTAGGGGAAAGTTTTCGAGATAAAACTCCCTTCTCCGCAGTTCGTTGGGTCTTAGAATCAGCAGAATATGGTGCACATCGACTTGGTCATGCCCTTGCACTTGGTATTGATTCGGATTATTTTTTAGGAGAGGAACGTACTGAAATTGTATCGGAAGCCAAAGACCAAGTGGAACACGAATTGATGTATTACGATGAAATCACCACCTATGGTCCGTTTTATGCTAAAGAGGAATTGGAACTTAAGCGGAAAGAGTATAAAACAAAACCAAAGAATGAAATTTTAACAATTCCATTTGATGAAACCCAGTCACAATATTTACATACATTTCAAAACTATGCGATGTCAAAATTGGCAAAAACAAATGTAGTAATTGAATGTTGTCCATCATCCAATTTATACATTGGTATGTTAGAATCACATATTGATCATCCCATCAGCCGGTTCCTACAAAATGATTTAAAACTCACAATTGGTTCCGATGATCCAGGACTTTTTGGTACCACGATGGCAGAAGAGTACCAACATGCCCATAAGGCAGGTGTTTCCGACAAGGACTTAGAATTCATACGTTCTGTCTCATTGGATTACAGATCCACTAAACTTTCAGGTCGCGAATTGGATTGACCCTAATAGGGATTAGGTAAACTAGAATGTATGCGGGTATTTTCCCAGATTTTTGTGCCAATGATTGTCTTTACTTTGGTGTTCGGTCCCATTTATGGACAAACCAAAGAAGGATTTTATGACACAAACAATTATGATTTAAGAAACATTCCCAATTCTGATCCTGAGTCAAATGTGATGAAGGATGTTACCCTGCCTCCCAAATTTGAAACACCTGTTTTAGCGACACCAAGAAACGCAAAAACACAATATAGCGGAATTGATTCCATCCCTGGAGCAGGATCCATGCTCAATTCTCGAACCCAAAGCAATTCAAGCCAAAACGCATCGAATCCATATAGTCTGACTGGTGCTCAAAATTCACCAATCAATCCACTTACTGGAGAAATCAACGAACAAGCACTCCAAAACCAACTTCAAAAAAGCAGAACCAAACAAGAGTTAAAGAAAAAACAAAAAGAAGAATTTGATGAAGATGCTATTTATGAAGAAACAAAATTCAGAAGAGGGTATATCATCTTCTTTTTGACTTTACCGTTTGCACTTGGTGCTTCAGCGATTGTTGCAGGAGCATTTGCGGTAGAAAAAACAATTGTAGGTAGTATTATCATCATCGGTGGATCTACAGGGTTATCAGGAACCAACGTTTATTTGGACCAACAAAGACTTGAAGAACACCGCGAAAAGAAAAAACAAATAGCAGACGTTAAACCTTGAAGTCCAAACGATTTTTCGTTTTTTTAATACATACTTTCGAATACTTAAGAAACAAACGCTTTGAAATCCGTAAATTATATATGGAACACCTGCGACCCATTGGAAGGCTGTTTTATATTGTTTTTGGATTTATTTCTGTTGCCATTTTAATTTTAGATTTTGGCTTTTTTTATCCAGATGAATGGAAAGAATATGTAACACTTTCTATCAGAACTTTAGTTAGTTTTTTTATCGCTTATGAAACATTCCATATAATTTTTACAAATAAAAACTGGAAAGAATATCTAAACTTACATAAGATTGAATTGATCATACTTTTGATGTTAGGCCTTGAGGTGATCTATGAAAAAAATATCATCTCCGTATTAAAATCATACCATATCTCTGGTGATGACACGACACTCATCTTTTTATCAGCCAATCAGTTTTTATTTTTATTTTCAAACTTAGCTCACTTCTTCCGTTTATCGAAAAAAAGAGAGTCCAAAAAACTAAATCCATCAGTCGTTTTTGTAGGTTCCTTTGCTTTTATCATTTTTATGGGCGTATGTTTTTTACATTTTCCTAAATCAAGCAACGGTCATGTCAAAACAATTGATATTATTTTCACTACCATCAGTGCCACTTGTGTGACCGGGCTTTCGACCTTAGATATCAGTAGCCAATTCACTCTGACTGGTCAACTTGTGATTTTACTCCTCATTCAAGTGGGTGGACTAGGGCTCATGACTCTCACGAGTTTTTTTTCCATCTTTCTTACAGGAAAAGGATCGGTAAGTGATACACTGATGGTCAAAGACCTTTTGTCTGAAGAAACCATGGGGCGTGCTAAAGAAATTTTAAAACAGATCACATTGCAAACGTTAACGATTGAACTTGTAGGTGCAATTTTACTTTTTTACCAATTCCCAACCGATTTTCCACTACCGTTACCTGAAAAAATATACTATTCAATCTTTCATTCCATCTCTGCGTTTTGTAATGCTGGTTTCAGTTTGTTACCGAATGGATTGGCGACTGATGCATTTAGAGAGTCTGAAGGTTTTTTATCCATTATCATGTTACTCATCGTATTTGGTGGACTCGGTTTTCCTGTGATTTATCAGATTCGTTCCAAAATTCTCAGACCATTTGATTATCAATTTCGTTGGTCAATCACTTCAAAATTAGTGTTTTTTATGACCACTTTTTTGCTGTTATTCGGTAGTTTGAGTTACTTCTTTTTAGAAAATCATTTAAGCTTAAAAGATTTGCCAATCGAGAAAAAAATCTTCCATTCTCTTTTTTATTCGGTTACGACAAGAACTGCGGGATTCAACACTTTTGATTTAACTTTGATGGGATACCCGATGACCTTTATTTCTTTTTTTCTGATGTGGGTTGGTGCCTCTCCTATCTCAACAGGTGGTGGAATCAAAACAACAACACTTGCGATCTCCTTTTTAAATATCAGTAACCAAATCCGAGGAAAAGAAAAAATGGAAATTGGTCACCGAACCATTGCTCATTCAACGATTTCAAGAGCGAGTGCGACGATTGTATTATCTTTGTTTGTCATTTTCATATCTATCTTTTGCCTTTTGCTCACCGAAAAAGCGCCGTTTATTGATTTATGTTTTGAAGTCGTTTCTGCATTTGGAACAGTTGGGTTAACTAGAGGACTCACTCCTAATCTATCTGATTTCGGTAAAATATTAATTTGTATTGTGATGTTTGTTGGAAGAGTGGGGATACTTACCCTACTCATTGCGCTTTCTAAAAAAGTAGAACATATCACTTACGAATATCCAAAAGAATATGTAGTTGTAGGTTAATCAGTATGCAAAGAAAAAAAATTGCGGTCATTGGCATTGGAAGTTTCGGAAAACTATTTGTACGTTATCTTTTTGAAGATGGACATGAAGTGATTGCAATTGACAAAGATCCAGTGATCATTGATTCCATCAAAGACTATGTAACCGTAGCAGTGGCACTCGATGCGACCGATGAACATGCATTACGTTCACAAGGGATTGGTGACGTGGATTATGCAGTACTAGCACTCGCCGATGATTTTGAAACATCGATTATTTGTGCGGATAGTTTAAAAAAATCTGGTGTGAAACAAATTTATGCAAGATACCAAACAGAACTGCAAAAAAAAGTATTGGAATTACTTGGTATCCGAGACCTATTCAATCCAGAAGAAAGAGCGGCAAGGAGTATGGCAGAAACATTCTCATTTGTTGGGATGCGTTCAAGTTTTCTTTTATCAGATGAATACAGCGTGGTAGAAGTCACGGTACCAAAACGTTACATCAACAAAACCATTGCAGAAGCTGACTTACGCCATAAATACAATATCAATGTTATCACCATCAAACGTCCTTTAACCAATAATGAACTGAAACGTGCTTCCGATTCTAAAACAGAAAAAATCCTAGGTATACCACATGGAAACACTATTCTTAAAGAAGACGATATAGTGGTTTTATTCGGATCTCAGGCTGATCTCACTAAATTTTTAGAAACATAAATCCATGGGTCCAGAAAGAATCATTTGTTTAACAGAAGAACCTACAGAAATGATATATCTGTTAGGTGAAGAAAAACGAAT
Coding sequences:
- a CDS encoding potassium channel family protein is translated as MQRKKIAVIGIGSFGKLFVRYLFEDGHEVIAIDKDPVIIDSIKDYVTVAVALDATDEHALRSQGIGDVDYAVLALADDFETSIICADSLKKSGVKQIYARYQTELQKKVLELLGIRDLFNPEERAARSMAETFSFVGMRSSFLLSDEYSVVEVTVPKRYINKTIAEADLRHKYNINVITIKRPLTNNELKRASDSKTEKILGIPHGNTILKEDDIVVLFGSQADLTKFLET